The following proteins are encoded in a genomic region of Herminiimonas arsenicoxydans:
- the thiC gene encoding Thiamine biosynthesis protein (Evidence 2a : Function of homologous gene experimentally demonstrated in an other organism; PubMedId : 843272; Product type e : enzyme) — protein sequence MNANPKFLSATATVDEAAIQPLPNSTKIYIQGSRPDIRVPMRKITQSDTAASFGFEKNPAIYVYDTSGPYTDPEAKIDIRSGLDTPRLPWILERQDTEELPGPTSEYGIERLNDPKLAELRFNLHRKPRRALAGKNVSQMHYARQGIITPEMEFVAIRENMNRRAYLEELKQSGPKGEKLAELMGRQHPGQSFGAAIPQEITAEFVRSEIARGRAIIPANINHPEIEPMIIGRNFLVKINANIGNSAVTSSIGEEVEKMTWAIRWGGDNVMDLSTGKHIHETREWIIRNSPVPIGTVPIYQALEKVNGKAEDLTWEIFRDTLIEQAEQGVDYFTIHAGVLLRYVPMTAKRMTGIVSRGGSIMAKWCLAHHKESFLYEHFEDICEIMKAYDVSFSLGDGLRPGSIYDANDEAQLGELKTLGELTQIAWKHDVQVMIEGPGHVPMHLIKENMDLQLEQCHEAPFYTLGPLTTDIAPGYDHITSGIGAAQIGWYGTAMLCYVTPKEHLGLPNKVDVKDGIITYKIAAHAADLAKGHIGAQIRDNALSKARFEFRWDDQFNIGLDPDKAREFHDETLPKDSAKVAHFCSMCGPHFCSMKITQEVREYAAKQGITEIQALKKGMEVKAIEFVKSGSEIYQKQ from the coding sequence ATGAATGCCAATCCGAAATTTCTGTCCGCTACCGCCACGGTAGATGAAGCAGCGATTCAGCCATTACCGAATTCCACCAAAATTTATATTCAAGGTTCGCGACCCGATATTCGCGTGCCTATGCGCAAGATCACGCAATCCGATACCGCAGCATCATTCGGTTTTGAAAAAAATCCTGCAATCTATGTCTACGATACGTCCGGCCCTTACACCGATCCTGAAGCCAAGATCGATATTCGCTCCGGTCTCGACACGCCACGCCTGCCGTGGATATTGGAGCGCCAGGATACAGAAGAGCTGCCAGGCCCAACGTCGGAATACGGCATCGAGCGCCTGAATGATCCCAAACTTGCCGAATTGCGTTTCAACCTGCATCGCAAACCACGTCGCGCATTGGCTGGCAAGAATGTCTCGCAGATGCATTACGCACGTCAGGGCATCATCACGCCGGAAATGGAGTTCGTTGCGATACGCGAAAACATGAATCGCCGTGCCTATCTGGAAGAGCTGAAACAATCCGGACCGAAAGGCGAGAAACTTGCCGAATTGATGGGACGTCAACATCCGGGGCAGTCGTTCGGCGCAGCGATTCCGCAAGAGATCACGGCAGAATTCGTGCGCAGCGAAATTGCACGCGGCCGTGCAATTATTCCTGCCAACATCAACCATCCGGAAATCGAACCGATGATCATCGGCCGTAATTTTCTGGTCAAGATCAATGCCAACATCGGCAACTCGGCCGTCACTTCGTCGATCGGCGAAGAAGTTGAAAAAATGACGTGGGCGATACGCTGGGGCGGCGACAACGTGATGGATCTGTCGACGGGTAAACACATACACGAAACACGTGAATGGATCATCCGCAATTCGCCAGTACCTATCGGTACCGTGCCGATTTATCAGGCGCTGGAGAAAGTTAATGGTAAGGCCGAAGATCTGACATGGGAAATCTTCCGCGACACGCTGATCGAGCAGGCAGAGCAGGGTGTCGATTACTTCACGATACACGCCGGTGTCTTGCTGCGCTATGTGCCGATGACAGCCAAGCGTATGACCGGCATTGTGTCGCGCGGTGGTTCCATCATGGCCAAGTGGTGCCTTGCGCATCACAAGGAATCGTTTCTGTATGAACACTTTGAAGACATCTGCGAAATCATGAAAGCCTATGACGTGTCGTTCAGTCTCGGCGACGGCTTGCGTCCGGGTTCTATCTACGATGCGAACGATGAAGCGCAACTCGGTGAATTGAAAACGCTGGGCGAACTGACACAGATTGCATGGAAACATGACGTGCAAGTGATGATCGAAGGGCCGGGTCATGTGCCCATGCACCTGATCAAGGAAAACATGGACCTGCAACTGGAGCAGTGCCACGAAGCGCCGTTCTATACGCTGGGACCATTGACGACGGATATCGCTCCAGGCTACGACCACATCACGTCCGGCATCGGGGCTGCACAAATCGGCTGGTACGGCACCGCGATGCTTTGTTACGTGACGCCGAAAGAGCATCTCGGCTTGCCGAACAAGGTCGACGTCAAGGACGGCATCATCACGTACAAGATCGCCGCGCATGCTGCGGATCTGGCAAAAGGTCATATCGGTGCGCAGATACGCGACAACGCCTTGTCGAAAGCGCGCTTCGAATTCCGCTGGGACGATCAGTTCAACATCGGCCTCGATCCGGACAAGGCGCGTGAATTCCACGATGAAACTTTGCCGAAAGACTCTGCCAAAGTTGCACACTTCTGTTCCATGTGCGGTCCGCATTTCTGTTCGATGAAAATCACGCAGGAAGTACGCGAATACGCAGCCAAGCAAGGCATTACTGAAATTCAGGCTTTGAAAAAAGGCATGGAAGTAAAGGCGATCGAGTTCGTGAAAAGCGGTTCTGAAATTTATCAAAAACAGTAA
- the thiS2 gene encoding Thiamine biosynthesis protein ThiS (Evidence 2a : Function of homologous gene experimentally demonstrated in an other organism; PubMedId : 10939241, 14675553; Product type c : carrier), with the protein MKIELNGSPHQIEAHKNVEELIAGLSLSDKAVAVAINREIVPRHQWLQRQLRATDRVDVVRAIGGG; encoded by the coding sequence ATGAAAATCGAACTGAATGGATCGCCGCATCAAATCGAAGCGCACAAAAACGTGGAAGAGTTGATTGCCGGCTTGTCGCTATCCGACAAGGCAGTTGCCGTTGCCATCAATCGCGAAATCGTGCCGCGTCATCAGTGGCTGCAACGACAGTTGCGGGCAACCGATCGCGTCGACGTCGTGCGTGCCATCGGTGGCGGTTAA
- the thiG2 gene encoding thiazole biosynthesis protein subunit ThiG (Evidence 2a : Function of homologous gene experimentally demonstrated in an other organism; PubMedId : 12650933, 8432721; Product type e : enzyme) has translation MGIPTFPDAPFVIAGTTYRSRLLVGSGKYKDLTQTREASLASGAQIVTVAIRRVNIGQDPNAPSLLDVLPPSEFTLLPNSAGCYNAADAVYTLQLGREILGGHKLCKLEVLGDEKTLFPNMPETLKAAETLVKDGFDVMVYCSDDPIQARMLEDIGCAAIMPLASLIGSGMGILNPWNLSLIIEQSKVPVIVDAGVGTASDAAIAMELGCDGVLMNTAIAGAQDPVRMAHAMKLGIDAGRNAYLAGRIAKRFSAAPSSPMAGRVV, from the coding sequence ATGGGCATCCCAACATTCCCTGACGCACCATTCGTCATCGCCGGCACCACCTATCGCTCGCGCCTGCTGGTCGGCAGCGGCAAATACAAAGACCTGACGCAAACACGTGAAGCCAGTCTGGCCAGCGGTGCACAAATCGTCACCGTCGCGATTCGTCGCGTCAATATCGGCCAGGACCCGAATGCCCCTAGCTTGCTCGACGTCTTGCCGCCCTCCGAATTCACCCTGTTGCCTAACTCTGCCGGCTGCTACAACGCCGCCGATGCGGTCTATACGCTGCAACTGGGGCGTGAAATTCTCGGCGGTCACAAGCTCTGTAAGCTGGAAGTGCTGGGCGATGAAAAGACTTTGTTCCCGAACATGCCGGAAACCCTGAAGGCAGCGGAAACGCTGGTCAAGGACGGTTTCGACGTCATGGTCTACTGCAGCGACGATCCTATCCAGGCCCGCATGCTGGAAGACATAGGCTGCGCCGCCATCATGCCGCTGGCCTCACTGATCGGCTCCGGCATGGGTATCTTGAATCCATGGAATCTGTCGCTGATCATTGAACAATCCAAGGTTCCGGTCATCGTCGATGCCGGCGTAGGCACCGCATCGGATGCGGCGATCGCCATGGAGCTCGGTTGCGACGGCGTGTTGATGAACACCGCGATTGCCGGTGCGCAAGATCCGGTACGCATGGCGCATGCGATGAAGCTGGGTATCGATGCCGGCCGCAACGCCTATCTGGCAGGTCGGATTGCCAAACGCTTCTCGGCTGCGCCGTCCTCGCCTATGGCTGGACGCGTGGTGTAA
- a CDS encoding Zinc-binding dehydrogenase superfamily (quinone oxidoreductase, NADPH dependent) (Evidence 2b : Function of strongly homologous gene; Product type e : enzyme), which translates to MRAIEITQPGPPDVLKLCERPMPEPKAGELLIKVHAAGINRPDVWQRLGSYAVPKGASDIPGLEIAGEVVGGDLADSGFKIGDMVCALAQGGGYAEYCTAPVEQCLPIPKGLDVVEAASLPETFFTVWSNVFDRVGLTGNETLLVQGGTSGIGVTAIQIATALGHRVFATAGSDEKCRACEVLGAERGINYKTEDFVEVVKAATNGKGVDVILDIIGGDYVAREINCLADDGRLVFIALAGGNKATLSLGQVMMRRLTITGSTLRARPVAFKAAIADQLRTKVWPLIEAGKIKPVVYQTFALEDAAQAHALMESSTHIGKIVLKV; encoded by the coding sequence ATGCGCGCGATCGAGATTACTCAGCCCGGCCCACCAGATGTATTGAAGCTCTGCGAGCGCCCTATGCCTGAGCCCAAGGCTGGTGAGCTGTTGATCAAGGTACATGCGGCCGGTATCAATCGTCCTGACGTGTGGCAGCGTCTGGGTAGCTATGCGGTCCCGAAAGGCGCTTCCGATATTCCGGGTCTGGAAATCGCCGGTGAAGTGGTCGGTGGCGATCTGGCCGACAGCGGTTTCAAAATCGGCGATATGGTGTGTGCGCTGGCGCAAGGAGGCGGTTACGCAGAATACTGCACCGCACCGGTTGAACAATGCTTACCGATCCCGAAAGGTCTGGATGTAGTGGAAGCCGCCTCGTTGCCGGAAACCTTCTTCACCGTCTGGAGCAATGTTTTCGATCGCGTCGGCTTGACCGGTAACGAAACCTTGCTGGTGCAAGGCGGCACATCCGGTATCGGCGTGACGGCAATTCAGATCGCCACTGCGCTCGGCCATCGCGTATTTGCTACCGCCGGCAGCGATGAAAAATGCCGCGCCTGCGAAGTACTGGGCGCAGAACGCGGTATCAATTACAAGACGGAAGATTTTGTCGAAGTCGTCAAGGCTGCGACCAACGGTAAGGGCGTCGATGTGATTCTCGACATCATAGGCGGCGATTATGTGGCGCGTGAAATCAATTGCCTGGCCGACGATGGTCGTCTGGTATTCATCGCGCTGGCGGGCGGCAACAAGGCGACACTCAGCCTTGGGCAGGTCATGATGCGTCGCTTGACGATCACCGGCTCTACCTTGCGCGCACGTCCGGTTGCTTTCAAGGCGGCGATTGCCGATCAATTGCGTACGAAAGTCTGGCCGCTGATTGAGGCAGGCAAGATCAAACCTGTCGTGTATCAGACTTTCGCACTGGAAGATGCAGCACAAGCGCATGCCTTGATGGAGAGCAGTACGCATATCGGCAAGATTGTGCTGAAGGTATAA
- a CDS encoding Transcriptional regulatory protein, LysR family (Evidence 2b : Function of strongly homologous gene; Product type r : regulator), whose product MYFHTRLEAFSKLELHIRGKKLLGIVKVFNHNDSFQLIHGVFHTVKNATLRQLKVFETVARLLSFSRAAEELHLTQPAVSTQVKKLEDHAGLALFEQLGKKIYLTPGGTELLHYSRTIIQQFQEAEDAMTQFKGITGGKLNVAVISAGDYFFPRLLVEFARSHQGVTLNLSVHNREGLLNQLANNLTDLAIMVRPPTDMDTINEPFAPHPYVIVAAPDHHLVSKKNIPMSTLIHEPFVVREKGSDTWHSMEDGFGSRIDDLNIAMEIKSTETIKQAVIAGMGISFLSAHTISMELQAGSLTVLDVEGFPVMLNWYVVHRKNKRLPPVAQAFRNFLLNEGPELIERIIRYNPKPGRQLSNLPAKSKRK is encoded by the coding sequence ATGTACTTTCATACTCGTCTGGAGGCGTTTTCCAAACTTGAATTGCATATTAGGGGTAAAAAATTATTAGGCATAGTTAAAGTATTTAATCATAATGATTCCTTCCAGCTTATACATGGGGTATTTCATACCGTGAAAAATGCAACACTCAGACAATTAAAGGTTTTTGAGACGGTCGCCCGCCTCCTCAGCTTCTCACGTGCAGCAGAAGAACTGCATCTGACGCAGCCTGCCGTGTCCACGCAAGTCAAAAAACTGGAAGATCATGCCGGCCTCGCCCTGTTCGAGCAACTGGGCAAGAAAATCTACCTGACGCCGGGCGGCACCGAACTTTTGCATTACAGCCGGACCATCATTCAGCAATTCCAGGAAGCCGAAGATGCGATGACCCAGTTCAAGGGCATCACCGGCGGCAAATTGAATGTCGCCGTGATCAGTGCGGGCGATTACTTCTTCCCTCGCCTGCTGGTCGAGTTCGCACGCAGCCATCAAGGCGTGACGCTCAATCTGTCGGTGCACAACCGCGAAGGCTTGCTGAACCAGCTCGCCAACAACCTGACCGACCTGGCGATTATGGTACGACCGCCGACCGATATGGATACCATCAACGAACCGTTTGCGCCGCATCCCTACGTGATTGTGGCAGCACCCGACCATCATCTGGTCTCGAAAAAAAACATCCCGATGAGTACCTTGATACACGAACCCTTTGTCGTCAGGGAGAAAGGTTCGGATACCTGGCACTCGATGGAAGACGGCTTTGGCAGCCGCATCGACGACCTCAACATCGCGATGGAAATCAAGAGTACGGAAACCATCAAGCAGGCAGTGATCGCCGGCATGGGTATCAGCTTCCTGTCAGCACATACCATCAGCATGGAATTGCAAGCCGGCAGTCTCACGGTGCTGGACGTAGAAGGTTTCCCGGTCATGCTGAACTGGTATGTCGTCCATCGGAAGAATAAACGCCTGCCGCCAGTCGCACAGGCGTTCAGAAACTTCCTGCTGAACGAAGGGCCGGAGTTGATCGAACGCATCATTCGCTACAATCCGAAACCGGGCCGCCAGTTAAGCAATCTGCCAGCCAAGTCAAAGCGGAAGTAA
- a CDS encoding conserved hypothetical protein (Evidence 4 : Homologs of previously reported genes of unknown function), with the protein MFTAALDQYSADDAADLHRNAYNAAFYELGLSWYWDANTGDDLAVIAGGRNRLQHYLETCQAHLLKVYEADFLIEAIQAAKARCYENMTACGTRMTRPVNWAEIQRGEVGV; encoded by the coding sequence ATGTTCACAGCCGCTCTGGATCAATATTCTGCAGATGATGCAGCAGATCTTCATCGTAACGCCTACAACGCGGCGTTCTACGAACTCGGCCTGAGCTGGTACTGGGATGCGAACACAGGCGACGATCTCGCTGTCATCGCAGGCGGACGTAATCGCCTTCAACATTATCTGGAGACATGCCAGGCGCATCTCCTGAAAGTGTATGAAGCTGATTTCCTGATTGAAGCAATACAAGCTGCCAAAGCACGCTGCTATGAGAATATGACTGCGTGCGGAACCCGTATGACCCGTCCGGTAAATTGGGCGGAAATTCAACGGGGTGAAGTCGGCGTTTGA
- the sucC gene encoding succinyl-CoA synthetase, beta subunit (Evidence 2a : Function of homologous gene experimentally demonstrated in an other organism; PubMedId : 2548486; Product type e : enzyme) has translation MNIHEYQGKEILRKYGVTTPKGFPCFSVDEAVQAAEKLGGKVWVVKAQIHAGGRGKGGGVKVAKSLDEVRKYANDILGMTLVTHQTGPEGRLVKRLLIEEGADIKKELYVGMVVDRGSQRVALMASSEGGMDIEHVAEHTPEKIHKVFIDPFKGLLDSEADDIARKIGVPEGSIPQARAFMQGLYKAFDETDASLAEINPLIVTGDDRIVALDAKFNFDSNALYRHPEIVEMRDLDEEDPAEIEASKFDLTYISLDGNIGCLVNGAGLAMATMDVIKLYGGSPANFLDVGGGATTEKVTEAFKIMLKNPDIKAILVNIFGGIMKCDVIAQGVIAAAKQVDLTVPLVVRMAGTNEELGKKILAESGLPIITANNMAEAAEKVVNAAQGK, from the coding sequence ATGAATATCCACGAGTATCAAGGAAAAGAAATACTGCGTAAGTACGGTGTCACGACACCAAAAGGTTTCCCCTGTTTTTCCGTAGATGAAGCTGTTCAGGCTGCTGAAAAACTCGGCGGCAAAGTCTGGGTTGTCAAAGCACAGATTCATGCTGGTGGTCGCGGTAAAGGCGGCGGCGTTAAGGTTGCCAAGTCGCTCGACGAAGTTCGCAAATACGCGAACGACATTCTCGGCATGACGCTGGTGACGCATCAAACCGGTCCGGAAGGCCGCTTGGTCAAGCGCTTGCTGATCGAGGAAGGCGCTGACATCAAGAAAGAACTGTACGTCGGTATGGTGGTTGATCGTGGTAGCCAACGCGTTGCCTTGATGGCATCCAGCGAAGGCGGCATGGACATCGAACATGTCGCTGAACATACTCCTGAAAAAATCCACAAGGTATTCATCGATCCATTTAAAGGTTTGCTTGACAGCGAGGCTGATGACATCGCCCGTAAAATCGGCGTACCTGAAGGCTCGATCCCGCAAGCGCGCGCATTCATGCAGGGCTTGTACAAGGCATTCGACGAAACCGATGCATCGCTGGCCGAGATCAATCCATTGATCGTCACCGGCGACGACCGCATCGTCGCACTCGACGCGAAATTCAATTTCGATTCGAACGCACTGTACCGTCACCCGGAAATCGTTGAAATGCGCGATCTGGATGAAGAAGATCCAGCCGAGATCGAAGCATCGAAATTCGACCTGACCTACATCTCGCTCGACGGCAATATCGGCTGCCTGGTAAACGGCGCCGGTCTGGCAATGGCTACGATGGACGTCATCAAGCTGTACGGCGGTTCGCCAGCCAACTTCCTCGACGTCGGCGGCGGAGCCACGACTGAGAAAGTCACCGAAGCATTCAAGATCATGTTGAAAAACCCGGACATCAAAGCGATTCTGGTCAACATCTTCGGCGGCATCATGAAGTGCGACGTGATCGCACAAGGCGTGATCGCAGCAGCGAAACAGGTTGATCTGACAGTTCCACTGGTGGTTCGCATGGCGGGCACCAATGAAGAACTGGGCAAGAAGATTCTGGCTGAGTCCGGTCTTCCTATCATCACTGCAAACAACATGGCTGAAGCGGCTGAAAAAGTCGTCAACGCAGCACAGGGGAAATAA
- the sucD gene encoding Succinyl-CoA ligase [ADP-forming] subunit alpha (Succinyl-CoA synthetase subunit alpha) (SCS-alpha) (Evidence 2a : Function of homologous gene experimentally demonstrated in an other organism; PubMedId : 3002435, 2548486, 9917402, 10625475; Product type e : enzyme), which produces MSILINKDTKVITQGITGKTGQFHTRMCIEYANGKNCFVAGVNPKKPGESFEGVPIYASVAEAKAETGATVSVIYVPPPFAAAAIDEAVDAGIDLVICITEGIPVRDMIRTKARMEGKKTLLLGPNCPGLITPDEIKIGIMPGHIHKKGRIGVVSRSGTLTYEAAGQLAEFGLGQSTVVGIGGDPVSGLKHIDILRMFNDDPDTDAVIMVGEIGGDAEETCARWIKDNMKKPVVGFIAGVTAPEGKRMGHAGAIISGGKGTAQEKLAVMEACGIKVTRNPAEMGRLLKSVL; this is translated from the coding sequence ATGTCAATCCTGATCAATAAAGATACCAAAGTCATCACCCAAGGCATCACCGGCAAAACCGGTCAGTTCCACACCAGAATGTGTATCGAATACGCAAACGGTAAAAACTGTTTCGTTGCTGGCGTGAACCCAAAGAAACCTGGCGAATCGTTTGAAGGCGTACCTATTTACGCATCTGTCGCTGAAGCAAAAGCAGAAACAGGCGCAACCGTTTCGGTTATTTATGTTCCGCCTCCGTTCGCTGCAGCAGCAATCGACGAAGCAGTTGATGCTGGCATCGATCTGGTGATTTGCATCACTGAAGGCATTCCAGTGCGCGACATGATCCGCACCAAAGCACGCATGGAAGGCAAGAAAACCCTGCTGCTCGGACCGAACTGCCCAGGCTTGATTACGCCAGACGAAATCAAGATCGGCATCATGCCAGGTCATATCCACAAGAAAGGCCGCATCGGCGTCGTTTCGCGTTCGGGTACCTTGACCTATGAAGCAGCTGGTCAATTGGCTGAATTCGGCCTCGGTCAATCGACCGTAGTCGGTATCGGCGGCGATCCGGTCAGCGGCTTGAAGCACATCGATATCCTGCGCATGTTCAATGACGATCCTGACACCGACGCAGTTATCATGGTTGGCGAAATCGGCGGCGATGCAGAAGAAACCTGCGCACGCTGGATCAAAGACAACATGAAGAAGCCAGTTGTCGGCTTCATTGCTGGCGTCACCGCACCAGAAGGCAAGCGCATGGGGCACGCCGGTGCGATTATTTCCGGCGGTAAAGGTACGGCGCAGGAAAAACTTGCTGTGATGGAGGCGTGTGGCATCAAAGTCACGCGCAACCCAGCTGAAATGGGCCGTTTGCTGAAATCGGTTCTGTAA